In Eubalaena glacialis isolate mEubGla1 chromosome 3, mEubGla1.1.hap2.+ XY, whole genome shotgun sequence, the following are encoded in one genomic region:
- the FOXE3 gene encoding forkhead box protein E3, with the protein MPGRSDMEPPAAFSGFPAPPSVAPSGPPPSPLAGAEPGPEPEEAAAGRGEPEPAPAPGPGRRRRRPLQRGKPPYSYIALIAMALAHAPGRRLTLAAIYRFITERFAFYRDSPRKWQNSIRHNLTLNDCFVKVPREPGNPGKGNYWTLDPAAADMFDNGSFLRRRKRFKRAELPALPAAPPAPAAGPPPFPYAPYAPGPTLLAPPPPAAPGSTPPARLFSVDSLVSLPPELAGLGAPEPPCCAAPDAAFPPCAAAASPPLYSPPPERLGLPATRPGPGPLPVEPLLALAGPAAALGPLGPGEAYLRPPGYAPGLERYL; encoded by the coding sequence ATGCCTGGGCGCAGCGACATGGAGCCGCCGGCCGCTTTCTCGGGCTTCCCGGCCCCGCCCTCGGTCGCGCCGTCGgggccgccgccgtcgccgcttGCCGGAGCCGAGCCCGGGCCGGAGCCCGAGGAGGCGGCCGCGGGCCGCGGGGAGCCGGAACCTGCGCCGGCGCCAGGAccgggccgccgccgccggcgGCCCTTGCAGCGCGGGAAGCCACCGTACTCGTACATCGCGCTCATCGCCATGGCGCTGGCTCACGCCCCCGGCCGCCGCCTCACGCTGGCCGCCATCTACCGTTTCATCACCGAGCGCTTCGCCTTCTACCGCGACAGCCCACGCAAGTGGCAGAACAGCATCCGCCACAACCTCACGCTCAACGACTGCTTCGTCAAGGTGCCCCGCGAGCCGGGCAACCCGGGCAAGGGCAACTACTGGACGCTCGACCCGGCGGCCGCCGACATGTTCGACAACGGCAGCTTCCTGCGGCGCCGCAAGCGCTTCAAGCGCGCCGAGCTGCCCGCGCTCCCTGCCGCGCCGCCCGCGCCCGCCGCCGGCCCGCCGCCCTTCCCCTACGCGCCCTACGCGCCCGGCCCCACGCTGCTCGCGCCGCCTCCTCCCGCCGCTCCGGGCTCCACGCCGCCCGCGCGCCTCTTCAGCGTCGACAGCCTGGTGAGCCTGCCGCCCGAGCTGGCGGGGCTGGGCGCCCCCGAGCCGCCCTGCTGCGCTGCGCCCGACGCCGCCTTCCCGCCCTGCGCGGCAGCCGCCTCCCCGCCTCTCTACTCGCCGCCGCCCGAACGCCTGGGGCTGCCCGCGACGCGTCCTGGCCCCGGACCGCTGCCCGTCGAGCCGCTGCTGGCCTTGGCAGGGCCGGCGGCCGCGCTCGGCCCGCTCGGCCCGGGGGAGGCCTACCTGCGGCCGCCGGGCTACGCGCCGGGGCTGGAGCGCTACCTGTGA